The following are encoded in a window of Bradyrhizobium guangdongense genomic DNA:
- a CDS encoding trifunctional serine/threonine-protein kinase/ATP-binding protein/sensor histidine kinase → MPKLSELAADAVKKAKYSRASDKVRFNAAEASDPGQEWSEGVVALRRIRRNASNDATGAPVTVLAACEPPASDGPNGLAHEYGLAEYLDREWALMPLELVQEPDRTCLTFEDPGGELLSPLLGAPMGIEAFLHLAIDITAAVGKMHQRGLVHRDIKPGNVLVNSSDGAVRLTGFGIASRIPRERQPPDPPQFIAGTLAYMAPEQTGRMNRSIDSRSDLYSLGVTFYQMLTGSLPFDAVDAMEWIHCHIARRADPPDVRVSGIPQVLSSVVMKLLAKTAEERYQTARGAEADLRRCLAEWQLNGLIEPFVLAAHDASDQLLIPEQLYGREREIEALLAAFDRVVAQGKPELVLISGYSGVGKSSVVNELHKVLVPPRGLFAGGKFDQYKRDIPYATLAQAFQRLVRLILARSEGELGRWREALVRAIEPHGGLVVDLVPELKYIIGEQEPAPELPAADAPRRFQLLLRRFIDVFARPEHPLALFLDDLQWLDAATLDLLEDLLTQGGISHLLLIGAYRDNEVDASHPLMRKLASIKAAGRSPVQEIKLGALNAKDVSRLIADALHSGTDRVRDLAQLTLQKTDGNPFFINQFLSALRIEGLIAFDSASSRWSWDLELIHAKGYTDNVADLMIGKLARLPDATQRALQHLACLGNIATAEMLARVHDTTEQDLHAALVEARRQELVDVLEGSYRFVHDRVQEAAYALIPTEQRATVHLRIGRALVAHTPPDKLDEEIFGIVNQLNRAKSLLAAPEEREQLAEFNLIAGKRARASSAHVSALHYLTTGAALFTEDDWSRLRELRFALELNRAHCEFASGAIADAEQRLHGLAVRAATAGELAAVACLQVDLYQGVGRTDEALAVGLRSLRQLGFEFPEDPTEEDAQRAYDDIWVRLGDRAIEDLVDLPRMSDPESLAALELLNSIVVPSKFYGSRHLFAVVLCAAVSLGLEQGHGGASCFAYVQLGSLATYLGHFDAGYRFGRLACELVEQPGWQSFQARTFQTFGIVMPWTKPVRSAREFLVRGFDLASRFGEISYAAYSCNQLSTNYFVAGDPLIEGQEQAEHGLAFVRRVGSRTVEASLLGQLGVIRCLRGLTTRFGAFDDAEFREADLERELAGNPALALSECWYYIRKLQARYFAGEYLDGLQAALKAQPMVSSALPLFEFIEYHFYGALCCAAVYDTASPEDRMSHRARLSEHLGKLEIWALHCPENFADRAALVEAEVARIEGRAGDAERLYQKAIRSARASGFVHNEAIAYEVAARHYAARGVDDISDMYLQRARECYRRWGADGKVRRLDRLFPHLAASNAQHSAAMVGSSVQHLDVTSVVKASQALSSEIELPKLIEQLMTIAIQNAGADRGLLILPSDDEYLIRAEARASGDQIEVALCHDPMTPTACPESLVRYVVRTQESVILDDASKPSLFSGDEYLRDRRPKSILCLPLMKQRELAGILLLENTLTSHVFAPNRMTVLELLAAQAAISLENTRLYGDLARAVERRKQADVYLAGEKHVLEMMATSCPLRDVLAALCRFFEDAAPDCHCGIYPIDNRSKAFEFGVAPSLPVSYTNPIEGTPIAEDDSPRGRSIAEKIQVITEDIGSDPRWAHAPCRAHVLGHGLRSVWSTPICSREGTVIGTVCVYREKASSPSLYHQEVIAHVVHLASIAIERSQAEAVLRRDEFYLTEGQRIGLTGTFAWDVTTDEVTFSDQLKRIFEFDSDTVVTIPRLRERIHPDDLRSSGVYLQEVQAGSDSPDYELRLRMPDDRIKYLSVCARMVRHEDGQVECLGAIQDITRRRLAENARDNIRSELAHVSRVVSLGALTASIAHEVNQPLASIVTSSETALRWLNRPEPDFGKVESVLRRVVSDARRAADIINRIRTMAGKGVTKRSETTLAEIILECMALLHHEFQSRQVSISLDLDPSVPKVMVDRTQLQQVVVNLVINAAHAVSNAGTAERNVAIRTRNIDPGKVCCIVEDSGPGIEPEHLPKLFDSFFTTKETGMGLGLPIAQSIVEAHYGRIQADNESSLGGARFVFELPASPLSGAETGRVAEH, encoded by the coding sequence TTGCCAAAGCTTTCTGAACTTGCTGCAGACGCTGTCAAAAAAGCAAAATACTCACGAGCGAGCGATAAGGTGCGGTTCAACGCGGCGGAAGCCAGCGATCCAGGCCAGGAGTGGTCGGAAGGTGTTGTCGCGTTGCGCAGGATTCGGCGCAACGCGAGCAATGATGCTACAGGCGCTCCGGTCACCGTGCTCGCGGCTTGTGAGCCTCCGGCCTCAGATGGCCCGAACGGGCTTGCTCATGAATACGGGCTGGCCGAATATCTCGATCGGGAATGGGCGCTCATGCCGCTGGAACTCGTGCAGGAGCCCGACCGGACATGTCTGACGTTCGAGGATCCCGGCGGTGAACTGCTCAGCCCGTTGCTGGGCGCGCCTATGGGCATCGAGGCGTTCCTTCACCTCGCGATCGACATCACCGCCGCTGTCGGCAAGATGCATCAGCGGGGTCTGGTCCACAGGGACATCAAGCCCGGCAATGTTCTGGTGAACAGCAGCGACGGCGCGGTGCGGCTCACAGGCTTTGGAATTGCATCGCGCATTCCGCGCGAACGACAGCCTCCAGACCCCCCGCAGTTCATCGCCGGCACGCTTGCCTATATGGCCCCGGAGCAAACGGGCAGGATGAACCGGTCGATCGACTCACGCAGCGACCTCTATTCGCTGGGCGTGACGTTCTACCAGATGCTGACGGGAAGTCTGCCCTTCGACGCCGTCGACGCGATGGAATGGATCCATTGCCACATTGCGCGCCGCGCTGATCCGCCCGATGTGCGCGTCAGCGGAATTCCGCAAGTTCTTTCGTCCGTCGTGATGAAGCTTCTCGCGAAGACCGCGGAGGAACGCTACCAAACCGCGCGAGGCGCCGAGGCCGACTTGCGGCGTTGTCTCGCCGAATGGCAGCTCAACGGATTGATCGAGCCTTTCGTGCTCGCCGCGCACGACGCGTCAGACCAGTTGCTGATTCCAGAGCAGCTCTACGGCCGGGAGCGGGAAATCGAAGCTTTGCTCGCTGCCTTTGATCGGGTGGTGGCGCAGGGCAAGCCTGAGCTCGTCTTGATATCCGGCTATTCCGGGGTCGGCAAATCGTCGGTGGTGAACGAGCTGCACAAGGTCCTCGTGCCGCCGCGCGGGCTGTTCGCCGGCGGCAAATTCGACCAATACAAGCGTGACATTCCCTATGCGACCCTGGCCCAGGCCTTCCAGCGTCTCGTCCGCCTGATTTTGGCAAGGAGCGAGGGCGAACTCGGTCGGTGGCGCGAAGCCTTGGTCCGGGCGATCGAGCCCCATGGCGGTCTGGTCGTCGATCTCGTTCCGGAGTTGAAGTACATCATCGGCGAACAGGAGCCGGCGCCCGAGTTGCCGGCGGCCGACGCCCCGCGTCGCTTCCAGTTATTGCTTCGGCGCTTTATCGATGTCTTCGCTCGTCCCGAGCATCCGCTCGCCTTGTTTCTCGACGACCTGCAATGGCTCGACGCGGCGACGCTGGATCTGCTTGAGGATCTCCTCACGCAGGGCGGCATATCGCACCTGCTTCTCATCGGAGCCTATCGTGACAACGAAGTCGATGCATCTCATCCGCTGATGCGGAAGCTCGCGTCGATCAAGGCGGCAGGCCGGTCGCCCGTCCAGGAGATCAAGCTGGGAGCGCTCAACGCAAAGGACGTGTCGCGGCTTATTGCGGATGCGCTGCATTCTGGGACGGATCGAGTCCGGGACTTGGCGCAGCTCACTTTGCAAAAGACCGACGGCAATCCCTTTTTCATCAATCAGTTTCTGTCGGCGTTGAGAATTGAAGGCCTGATCGCATTCGATTCCGCAAGCTCGCGCTGGTCGTGGGACCTCGAGCTTATCCATGCGAAGGGCTACACCGACAATGTCGCCGACCTGATGATCGGAAAACTCGCCCGGCTTCCTGATGCAACCCAGCGGGCGCTGCAACATCTGGCCTGTCTAGGCAATATCGCGACCGCCGAGATGCTGGCCAGGGTTCACGACACCACCGAGCAGGACCTGCACGCCGCGCTTGTCGAAGCGCGCCGCCAGGAGTTGGTCGATGTTCTCGAGGGCTCTTACCGCTTCGTGCATGATCGCGTCCAGGAAGCTGCCTATGCGTTGATCCCGACCGAACAGCGCGCGACTGTGCACTTGCGGATCGGCAGGGCCCTCGTCGCGCATACACCACCGGACAAGCTGGACGAAGAGATTTTCGGGATCGTCAACCAGCTTAATCGTGCAAAGTCCCTGCTCGCAGCGCCGGAAGAGCGCGAGCAACTGGCCGAGTTCAATCTCATTGCCGGCAAGCGTGCCCGTGCCTCGTCCGCCCACGTTTCCGCATTGCATTATCTGACCACTGGAGCCGCCTTATTCACGGAGGATGACTGGAGTCGGCTTCGTGAACTCAGGTTTGCCCTCGAACTCAACAGGGCGCATTGCGAGTTCGCGTCCGGAGCCATCGCGGATGCCGAACAGCGCCTGCACGGCCTTGCCGTTCGCGCGGCCACAGCCGGAGAGCTGGCCGCGGTGGCCTGTCTCCAGGTCGATCTTTACCAGGGCGTTGGTCGCACCGACGAGGCTCTCGCCGTCGGATTGCGTTCGCTGCGTCAACTCGGCTTCGAATTTCCTGAGGATCCAACGGAAGAGGATGCTCAACGCGCCTATGACGACATCTGGGTTCGCTTGGGCGACCGTGCGATTGAGGATCTCGTCGACCTGCCGCGCATGAGCGACCCGGAGTCGTTGGCTGCTCTAGAGCTTCTGAACAGCATCGTGGTCCCCTCGAAGTTCTATGGCTCCCGTCATCTGTTCGCCGTGGTCCTTTGTGCGGCGGTCAGTCTGGGACTTGAGCAAGGTCACGGTGGTGCGTCCTGCTTCGCCTACGTGCAGCTGGGCTCCTTGGCAACCTATCTCGGGCATTTCGATGCCGGTTACCGCTTCGGACGGTTGGCATGCGAGTTGGTCGAGCAACCGGGATGGCAGAGCTTTCAAGCCAGGACATTCCAGACGTTTGGCATCGTCATGCCCTGGACGAAGCCGGTGCGAAGCGCGCGCGAATTCCTGGTACGTGGCTTCGATCTTGCTAGCCGATTCGGCGAAATAAGCTACGCGGCCTATTCCTGTAACCAGCTCAGCACCAACTATTTCGTGGCGGGAGACCCGTTGATCGAGGGACAGGAGCAGGCCGAGCATGGTCTTGCCTTTGTCCGGAGGGTCGGCTCCCGGACGGTCGAAGCCTCGCTTCTGGGGCAACTCGGCGTCATCCGCTGCCTGCGCGGGTTGACGACACGCTTTGGCGCTTTCGACGACGCTGAGTTCCGCGAAGCTGATCTTGAGCGCGAGCTTGCCGGCAATCCGGCGTTGGCGCTCTCGGAATGCTGGTACTACATCCGCAAGCTGCAGGCTCGCTACTTCGCGGGCGAATATCTGGATGGCTTGCAGGCAGCCCTCAAGGCGCAACCGATGGTCAGCAGCGCCCTGCCTCTGTTCGAGTTCATCGAATATCACTTCTACGGTGCGCTCTGCTGCGCGGCGGTGTACGACACTGCCTCGCCCGAGGACCGCATGTCTCATCGCGCGCGACTGAGCGAGCACCTGGGGAAACTCGAGATCTGGGCTCTTCATTGCCCTGAGAATTTTGCCGATCGGGCAGCGCTCGTTGAGGCCGAGGTGGCCCGGATCGAGGGGCGCGCCGGCGATGCCGAGCGCCTGTATCAAAAGGCCATCCGTTCGGCGCGCGCGAGCGGCTTCGTCCACAACGAGGCCATCGCTTACGAGGTGGCGGCGCGTCATTATGCGGCGCGCGGCGTCGACGATATATCGGATATGTATCTTCAGCGAGCCCGAGAGTGTTATCGGCGCTGGGGTGCCGACGGCAAGGTGCGGCGGCTCGATCGGCTTTTTCCTCATCTGGCTGCTTCGAACGCACAGCATTCCGCCGCAATGGTTGGCTCCTCGGTTCAACACCTCGATGTCACGAGCGTCGTAAAAGCCTCCCAGGCTTTGTCGAGCGAGATCGAGCTGCCGAAGCTGATCGAGCAACTCATGACAATCGCGATCCAGAACGCAGGCGCGGACCGTGGGCTCTTGATATTGCCGTCAGACGACGAATACCTGATCCGGGCCGAGGCGCGAGCGAGCGGAGATCAGATCGAGGTTGCCCTGTGCCATGATCCGATGACGCCGACCGCATGTCCGGAATCGCTGGTTCGCTATGTCGTCCGGACTCAGGAAAGCGTGATTCTCGACGATGCCTCCAAGCCAAGTCTGTTCTCGGGAGACGAGTATCTGCGCGACCGACGGCCGAAGTCGATCCTCTGTTTGCCGTTGATGAAGCAGCGAGAGTTAGCCGGAATCCTCCTGCTTGAGAACACGCTGACTTCGCATGTGTTCGCACCGAATCGAATGACGGTTTTGGAGCTGCTCGCGGCACAGGCCGCCATTTCGCTGGAGAACACGCGCCTCTATGGCGATCTCGCGCGGGCGGTCGAGCGCAGGAAGCAGGCAGACGTCTACCTGGCAGGAGAGAAACACGTCCTGGAGATGATGGCCACGAGCTGCCCTCTTCGAGACGTGCTCGCCGCGTTATGCCGATTCTTTGAAGATGCCGCGCCGGATTGCCACTGTGGCATTTATCCGATCGACAACCGCAGCAAGGCCTTCGAGTTCGGTGTCGCACCCTCGCTCCCGGTCAGCTACACCAATCCGATCGAGGGGACGCCGATTGCCGAGGATGACTCTCCACGCGGCCGATCAATCGCCGAAAAGATCCAGGTGATCACGGAGGATATCGGATCAGACCCTCGCTGGGCACACGCTCCCTGTCGAGCCCATGTTCTTGGGCACGGCCTGAGATCGGTTTGGAGCACGCCGATCTGCTCAAGGGAGGGAACGGTTATCGGCACCGTCTGCGTCTACCGGGAAAAGGCGTCCAGCCCGTCCTTGTATCACCAGGAGGTCATCGCACATGTTGTGCACCTTGCCAGCATAGCGATCGAGCGATCTCAGGCCGAGGCGGTGCTAAGGCGCGATGAATTTTATCTCACGGAGGGCCAAAGGATTGGCCTTACGGGCACGTTTGCATGGGACGTGACAACGGATGAGGTGACGTTCTCCGATCAGCTCAAGCGTATATTCGAATTTGACTCGGATACTGTGGTGACCATTCCGCGACTTCGAGAGCGCATCCATCCCGATGATCTCCGATCGTCAGGCGTATACCTGCAGGAGGTTCAGGCCGGCAGCGACAGTCCGGACTATGAATTGCGGCTGCGAATGCCGGATGATCGGATCAAGTATTTATCGGTCTGCGCGCGCATGGTGAGGCACGAAGACGGTCAGGTGGAATGCCTTGGTGCCATCCAGGATATTACACGGCGTCGCCTCGCGGAAAATGCGCGGGACAACATTCGATCCGAGTTGGCGCATGTAAGCAGAGTCGTCAGCCTTGGTGCTCTGACGGCGTCAATCGCCCACGAAGTGAACCAGCCGCTCGCGTCAATCGTAACAAGCAGTGAGACAGCGCTACGTTGGCTGAATCGGCCGGAACCTGACTTCGGGAAGGTGGAATCGGTTCTCAGGCGCGTGGTGAGCGATGCGCGGCGCGCGGCCGACATCATCAATCGCATCCGCACAATGGCTGGCAAGGGTGTAACGAAGAGGTCGGAAACCACCCTTGCCGAAATCATTTTGGAATGCATGGCATTGTTGCACCACGAGTTCCAATCAAGGCAGGTGTCAATTTCGCTCGATTTGGACCCTAGCGTGCCGAAGGTCATGGTCGATCGCACGCAGTTGCAGCAAGTCGTCGTAAATTTGGTCATCAACGCGGCGCATGCCGTGTCGAATGCAGGGACAGCGGAGCGAAACGTCGCGATCCGAACGCGGAATATCGACCCGGGTAAGGTATGCTGCATTGTGGAAGATAGCGGTCCTGGCATCGAGCCAGAGCATTTGCCTAAACTGTTCGACAGCTTCTTCACGACCAAGGAGACCGGAATGGGGCTCGGCCTGCCCATAGCCCAGTCGATCGTAGAAGCGCATTACGGTCGGATACAGGCCGACAACGAATCGTCGCTTGGCGGGGCAAGGTTTGTCTTCGAATTGCCGGCGAGCCCATTGTCAGGGGCCGAGACTGGCCGCGTCGCGGAACATTAG
- a CDS encoding DUF302 domain-containing protein — protein sequence MSYYFSKRLDLPFSEAVDKAIAALKARGFGVLTRIDVQSTLKEKIGADFRPYVILGACNPKMAHQALMVEDKIGTMLPCNVVVQEIEGGTEVAAVDPVASMQAIHNEPLGAIAQKVRGELKAAVDAI from the coding sequence ATGTCCTACTACTTCTCGAAAAGGCTCGATCTTCCCTTCTCTGAGGCCGTCGATAAAGCGATAGCCGCGCTGAAGGCACGCGGATTCGGCGTGTTGACCCGCATCGACGTGCAGTCGACGCTGAAGGAGAAGATCGGCGCTGACTTTCGACCCTACGTCATTCTCGGTGCCTGCAATCCGAAAATGGCGCATCAGGCGCTAATGGTCGAAGACAAGATCGGCACCATGCTTCCGTGCAACGTGGTTGTTCAGGAGATCGAGGGCGGGACGGAAGTCGCAGCGGTGGATCCGGTTGCGTCAATGCAGGCCATACATAACGAGCCCTTGGGCGCCATCGCGCAGAAGGTCCGCGGCGAGTTGAAGGCGGCGGTCGACGCGATCTAA
- a CDS encoding sensor histidine kinase: protein MTARNAATKEELAETLSGRLHALSEANGLIRRSFGDDVAAVASLGDLVGCILRPHGVATSHLNGPPVAIGEQAANHLALVFHELATNAAKYGPLSRDKGTIDVTWSVDADRLEIGWAETGAEAVTAPTSTGFGTKLVETTIERIGGGIRRTWNPGGLSVVISLPLASLGR from the coding sequence ATGACGGCCCGCAACGCCGCGACCAAGGAAGAATTGGCTGAAACCCTCTCGGGGCGGCTACACGCGCTGTCGGAGGCCAACGGGCTGATCCGACGCTCTTTCGGCGACGACGTCGCGGCCGTCGCCAGCTTGGGCGACCTTGTCGGCTGCATCCTTCGTCCGCACGGAGTGGCGACCTCCCATCTAAATGGGCCGCCGGTCGCGATCGGCGAACAAGCTGCCAATCATCTGGCGCTAGTGTTCCACGAATTGGCCACCAATGCCGCCAAATACGGCCCCCTGAGCCGCGACAAGGGCACCATCGACGTTACGTGGTCGGTCGACGCCGATCGTCTGGAGATCGGCTGGGCGGAGACAGGCGCGGAAGCCGTGACGGCTCCCACGTCGACAGGGTTCGGCACGAAATTGGTAGAGACGACGATCGAGCGGATCGGTGGCGGCATCCGCCGCACCTGGAATCCGGGCGGCCTCTCGGTCGTCATCTCTTTGCCGCTGGCCTCTCTCGGCCGCTAA
- a CDS encoding Crp/Fnr family transcriptional regulator, with protein sequence MPYTIKNFAKGDIVARPGERPLSCCVVLSGFLCRQRIVASRNQVTSIYVPGDMPDLHTLHMPVMDRELCSVGDSTIAVVTHSCLRNVLAGSAGLTNAFWRETLIQAEIHREWVDNLGSREALGRVAHLLCEIAARLGSVGLCKEKSFVAPFTQGIIAQACGISVVHMNRTVQEMRRQGLLDWRGHTIELLRRTDLEELAEFNPAYLHVLNSPEKLVLL encoded by the coding sequence ATGCCCTACACCATCAAGAATTTTGCGAAGGGCGACATCGTGGCTAGGCCCGGAGAGCGCCCTCTCAGTTGTTGTGTAGTCTTAAGCGGCTTTCTTTGCCGGCAAAGAATCGTCGCATCCCGCAATCAGGTCACGTCGATATATGTGCCCGGCGATATGCCCGATCTGCATACGCTGCACATGCCTGTGATGGACCGCGAGCTTTGCAGCGTCGGTGACAGCACGATAGCCGTCGTCACTCATAGCTGTCTCAGGAATGTTCTGGCCGGCTCCGCTGGGCTGACCAACGCGTTTTGGCGGGAAACCTTGATACAGGCCGAAATACATCGCGAGTGGGTAGACAATCTTGGCTCGCGCGAAGCTCTGGGGCGTGTCGCCCATCTTCTGTGTGAAATCGCGGCTCGTTTAGGGAGTGTTGGACTTTGCAAGGAAAAGAGCTTTGTTGCTCCCTTCACTCAGGGGATCATCGCTCAAGCCTGCGGCATCTCGGTAGTGCATATGAATCGAACGGTGCAGGAGATGCGGCGGCAAGGCCTTCTTGACTGGCGAGGGCACACCATAGAGCTCCTCCGCCGTACCGATCTTGAGGAGCTCGCGGAGTTTAATCCCGCCTATCTTCACGTGCTGAATTCGCCGGAGAAACTTGTTCTCCTCTGA
- a CDS encoding DUF6894 family protein: MINRYFFDIRDDRELYPDEDGIEFSTQREAEIEAAHTLAGLARDLAGQEDRPDVAVEVRTEAGRLFQAALIFEANKCKQ, translated from the coding sequence ATGATAAACAGATATTTCTTCGATATCAGAGACGATCGCGAGCTCTACCCTGATGAAGATGGAATAGAGTTTTCCACGCAACGAGAGGCCGAGATAGAGGCGGCTCACACGTTGGCGGGATTGGCACGCGATTTGGCGGGGCAGGAAGACCGCCCGGATGTTGCAGTCGAGGTCCGAACAGAGGCGGGCCGCCTATTTCAGGCGGCACTGATCTTCGAAGCCAATAAATGCAAGCAATAG